A genomic window from Oculatellaceae cyanobacterium includes:
- the pseI gene encoding pseudaminic acid synthase, with protein sequence MKKITIGDKQIGATHPPFIIAEMSGNHNQSLERALEIVDAAAKTGVHALKLQTYTADTMTLDVDDGEFFIDNPNSLWKGNSLYKLYQQAYTPWEWHKPIFDRCQELGIIAFSTPFDSTAVEFLESLNTPAYKIASFENTDLPLIKKVASTGKPIIMSTGMATVAELDEAVSTAREAGCQDVILLKCTSSYPSTPEQTNLLTIPHLQKLFNVQVGLSDHTLGIGVGVASVALGATVIEKHFTLNRADGGVDATFSMEPAEMQQLVIETERAWQALGNIHYGATKAEKSSLVFRRSLYVAQDMKAGDIFTSDNLKSLRPGLGLPPRYYDIILGKQIKQNAKMGTPISWDLFNG encoded by the coding sequence ATGAAAAAAATTACAATAGGTGATAAACAAATAGGTGCTACTCATCCACCGTTTATCATTGCGGAAATGTCCGGCAATCATAATCAATCTTTAGAACGGGCATTAGAAATTGTAGATGCTGCGGCTAAAACTGGAGTGCACGCCCTAAAACTGCAAACTTATACTGCCGATACCATGACTTTAGATGTGGATGACGGCGAATTTTTTATTGATAATCCAAATAGTTTATGGAAAGGTAATTCTTTATACAAACTTTACCAACAAGCTTACACGCCTTGGGAATGGCACAAACCGATTTTTGATCGTTGCCAAGAACTAGGAATTATTGCTTTTAGTACCCCATTTGACTCCACAGCAGTAGAATTTTTAGAATCATTAAATACTCCAGCTTATAAAATCGCTTCATTTGAAAATACTGATTTACCGTTAATTAAAAAGGTTGCTAGTACAGGAAAACCGATAATTATGTCTACTGGCATGGCAACAGTTGCAGAATTAGATGAAGCAGTTAGCACCGCAAGAGAAGCAGGTTGCCAAGATGTAATTTTACTTAAATGTACTAGCAGTTATCCATCCACACCAGAGCAAACCAACTTATTAACAATTCCTCACTTGCAAAAATTATTTAACGTGCAAGTGGGATTATCAGATCATACGCTGGGCATTGGAGTTGGCGTTGCTAGTGTTGCTTTAGGGGCGACTGTGATTGAAAAGCACTTTACCCTCAATCGGGCCGATGGTGGTGTAGATGCTACTTTTTCGATGGAACCAGCAGAAATGCAACAATTGGTAATTGAAACCGAAAGAGCTTGGCAGGCGTTAGGTAATATTCACTACGGCGCAACAAAAGCTGAAAAAAGTTCCTTAGTATTTAGGCGATCGCTCTACGTTGCTCAAGATATGAAAGCAGGCGATATTTTTACCTCAGACAACCTGAAATCACTACGTCCTGGACTCGGTTTGCCACCACGATATTACGATATTATACTAGGCAAACAGATTAAGCAGAATGCCAAAATGGGAACACCAATAAGTTGGGATTTGTTCAATGGTTGA
- the pseG gene encoding UDP-2,4-diacetamido-2,4,6-trideoxy-beta-L-altropyranose hydrolase, giving the protein MKIIIRTDANIAIGTGHVMRCLALAQAWQDAKGQAIFVMQMVVPVLADKLQSEGMQIVYLPVELNRNEDAEETVKIARQYEAQWVVVDGYQFDAEYQRAIKDAGLHLLFVDDYGHSDRYYADVVLNQNISADEGMYTKREEYTRLFLGTSYTLLRREFLQWRRWKRSHPSTATKILVTMGGSDPDNVTLKVIQGLQLLQIEKLEVLVVVGGSNPHYEKLQTACENASISICLKRNVTNMPELMAWADIAITATGSTTWELAFMGVPSILIVLADNQEAIAQTLNTMNIAVNLGWHTHFTFIDLVKRLSQLLPDLTARKAMSVSSQQLIDGEGSNRVLMPLKNQVLRLRAICEDDCHLLWEWANDPEVRKASFNSDFIPWKQHINWFTDKLNDPNYYIFIAIDQKNQLIGQVRFHIFNHQQAEVGISVAAAHRGYGYSSILIKTAVEKFYKHTKIPTIHAYIKQHNYASIKAFEKANFQKIDLANYRGNLSLHYQYTC; this is encoded by the coding sequence ATGAAAATTATTATTCGTACAGATGCGAATATAGCGATTGGTACTGGTCATGTAATGCGTTGTCTGGCTTTAGCTCAAGCTTGGCAAGATGCAAAAGGGCAGGCTATTTTTGTCATGCAAATGGTAGTACCAGTGCTGGCAGATAAGTTGCAATCTGAAGGTATGCAGATTGTATATTTACCAGTTGAGTTAAACAGAAATGAAGATGCGGAGGAAACAGTTAAAATTGCTCGTCAATATGAGGCTCAATGGGTTGTAGTTGATGGCTATCAATTCGATGCTGAGTATCAACGTGCGATTAAAGATGCTGGATTGCATTTGTTATTTGTTGATGATTATGGACATTCAGATCGCTATTATGCAGATGTGGTTTTAAATCAAAATATATCTGCTGATGAAGGTATGTATACCAAGCGGGAAGAGTATACGCGGCTATTTTTAGGTACTAGCTATACACTATTGCGACGTGAGTTTTTACAGTGGCGAAGATGGAAGCGATCGCACCCATCTACTGCTACAAAAATCTTGGTAACAATGGGCGGTAGCGATCCTGATAATGTTACTCTCAAAGTCATTCAAGGTTTACAGCTATTACAGATAGAAAAATTAGAAGTATTGGTTGTAGTCGGAGGTAGTAACCCTCACTACGAAAAACTACAAACAGCTTGCGAAAATGCGAGTATCTCCATCTGCTTAAAAAGAAATGTGACAAATATGCCAGAATTAATGGCATGGGCGGATATCGCGATCACTGCCACAGGTTCGACTACCTGGGAACTAGCTTTCATGGGCGTACCGAGTATTCTGATAGTTTTGGCAGATAATCAGGAAGCGATCGCGCAAACTTTAAATACAATGAATATAGCCGTCAACTTGGGCTGGCATACTCATTTTACTTTTATTGATCTAGTTAAAAGACTCTCGCAATTATTACCAGACTTGACAGCACGTAAAGCTATGTCTGTTAGTAGTCAGCAGTTAATTGATGGTGAAGGTAGCAATAGAGTATTAATGCCCTTAAAAAATCAAGTTTTGAGATTAAGAGCAATCTGTGAAGATGATTGTCACTTACTGTGGGAGTGGGCAAACGATCCAGAGGTTAGAAAAGCTTCTTTCAACTCAGATTTTATTCCTTGGAAACAGCATATAAATTGGTTTACAGACAAATTAAACGACCCAAATTATTATATATTTATTGCCATTGATCAAAAAAATCAACTAATTGGGCAAGTACGGTTTCATATTTTTAATCATCAACAAGCAGAGGTGGGTATTAGTGTTGCTGCTGCACACAGAGGTTACGGTTATAGCAGTATTTTAATTAAAACTGCTGTTGAAAAATTTTACAAGCACACAAAAATACCCACTATACACGCTTATATTAAACAACACAATTACGCATCTATAAAAGCTTTTGAAAAAGCTAACTTTCAGAAAATAGATCTAGCAAATTATAGAGGTAATCTATCTCTGCACTATCAATACACTTGTTGA
- a CDS encoding class I SAM-dependent methyltransferase, whose product MLKESEIRPDELMKAQAERLANDVQRLLQYKDDFISVNCPACAANNFAQLYTKYGIQFVLCQECETIYANPRPKPEHLDEYYSKSENYAYWNKYIFPASEAARREKIFKPRVQKVIDICQRFNIPTNTLLEVGTGFGIFCEEIQKLGVFQRVIGVEPTPDLAETCRNRGIEIIEEPIEQVDFGNTQIDVIVNFEVIEHLFSPKEFLEKCYQLLSKGGILIITCPNSKGFDIVNLGDKSSAVDNEHINLFNLNSLAKLLENCGFEVVEQQTPGRLDAELVRKQIIAGNFDVSNQPFLKQILIDEWEAKGEEFQNFLSASKLSSNMLLVAQKPEA is encoded by the coding sequence ATGCTCAAAGAATCAGAGATTCGACCTGATGAATTGATGAAAGCACAAGCAGAAAGACTAGCTAACGATGTGCAGCGTCTACTGCAATACAAAGATGATTTCATCTCTGTTAACTGTCCAGCTTGTGCTGCTAACAATTTCGCCCAACTGTATACTAAGTACGGTATACAGTTTGTTCTTTGTCAGGAGTGCGAAACTATTTATGCAAATCCGCGACCAAAACCAGAACATTTAGACGAGTATTACAGTAAGTCAGAAAATTATGCTTATTGGAATAAATATATTTTTCCCGCATCCGAAGCGGCGCGGCGGGAAAAAATATTTAAGCCAAGGGTGCAAAAGGTAATTGATATCTGTCAAAGGTTTAATATACCCACAAATACTTTATTGGAAGTAGGGACAGGATTTGGGATATTTTGCGAAGAAATTCAAAAATTAGGAGTTTTTCAAAGGGTGATTGGGGTAGAACCTACTCCTGATTTGGCGGAAACTTGCCGCAATCGAGGCATAGAAATTATTGAAGAACCGATTGAACAAGTTGATTTTGGTAATACACAAATAGATGTAATTGTTAATTTTGAAGTAATTGAACATCTATTTTCCCCAAAAGAGTTTTTAGAAAAGTGCTATCAATTGTTAAGTAAGGGAGGAATTTTAATCATTACTTGCCCTAATTCTAAGGGATTTGACATTGTCAATTTAGGCGATAAATCTAGTGCTGTTGATAATGAGCATATTAATTTGTTTAATCTAAATTCCCTAGCAAAGTTATTAGAAAACTGCGGTTTTGAGGTGGTTGAGCAGCAAACACCTGGAAGGTTAGATGCTGAGTTGGTGCGAAAACAAATTATTGCAGGAAATTTTGATGTTAGTAATCAACCTTTCCTAAAGCAAATATTAATAGATGAATGGGAAGCAAAAGGAGAGGAGTTTCAAAATTTTTTATCTGCTAGTAAACTTTCATCGAATATGCTATTGGTGGCGCAAAAGCCTGAAGCATGA
- a CDS encoding methyltransferase domain-containing protein produces the protein MVERLYLAYTRADAEWLVSHPELLKTGEIVYSGIEAHLVFQSAKIPAQDAVKFYLKLDFCTITTEVDNLRDKFEQICRQVSPDYGLSLIYRDIDVLSCSVHLLYYFFYEAITSYHLAVAILQKYKPKEIWVNQLPLTPVTQWGLAPPPQTNYENQVWGAMRNKGFVIKPLEIPNTLESSPSTVKLGKLIYKSQYQHWQPQNSQKNTWNKSINSLESEVLLALQRNFTNNYAPIGQALANSFNLKTLDLNEGTFCSGWYGESSSVPVPLTGDVGALGEVEINQLLNDHRFYSGFWDYPLDIWRIVQPRVDLLWCFDIPIVRSWIDRAYWVLKEVRPKLIVMAEEVSLPARTLGKVAQLQGIKKLVVEHGAPISFDPRISGKERSYLYRWQQNYGETTPDYVAVWGAYAQRYYVESLGWLPERVIPTGWPWIEREIREHLSSEKTKVDDHAELRLLFLSTSTYKFSNYLYETLFEAAKYFGSKLVIRPHGTENTIQLDELACHIGVNIKIDNASALLQQIEESDIVLGAATSVLSYAIALGKPCIFVDLLGLRDFMPYALEGAAIGVYDREELIPAIEKLLNDCEERHRQQEKQKVFTQQYLGPFDGKATERIINFVKTKVDFHNNFGSSSSTDYLKVRSESDMLRVDIGCGTNKPANFTGVDIYPGVGVDIVADISKEFPFPDSSVDELRAHDIIEHLPERIHTMNEIWRVCKPGAKVDIRVPSTDGRGAFQDPTHISFWNINSFLYYCNEFPAYIELCRRYGFKGEFKALKLEHEESADGVVHVLAELLVVKPVSNSIPNQILGNDFKNNLEYRQENNQKVNTEVVDKQEFFSLLSIYAQQYQQDPTERSAIANLRQARYQIAAQWLTESVNQLESIYAGELGRAHQILLGIGIRNESLTATEQTFLDEVITNISRGFDEPKALQYLLAAMLYRRADQLPLPQDFSRIPPWLLNDYLKFLFASPPNFQEVGEADNYYHYMQRWIDYLHASILSEPDSLLWHEVVTQFVPIANFIPLYFNETNLKNIYFKRAEIIEFFLKLKGYEVDYEFADRSVTRKKIRLGILAAHFTPTAETFATLSAYEYISRDFEVILYPLTWTNNSLEQYCQSCANSVKLLPKDLVDQVNYIRADDLDILLIATNVTAVTNPLCLLSLHRLARVQVTSVSSVVTTGMRHVDYYISGKLTDALITAEEHYTEKLVKLEGTAQCFSYGHEQQQVNIKVDRESLGISEETVVFTSGANFFKITPELIDTWAKIIAAVPNSVLLLLPFGPNWSNAYPKKAFFKHINTKFEAHRVTANRLMILDPQPVPNLEEVKEYFKIADIYLDSYPFSGTSSLIEPLDVNLPIIARQGTCFRSTMGAAMLQALGVPDLVADSEESYIQSAIALGKNPELRKDKSKQIQQKMQGNPSFLDSRAYSAQMGSVFQELFRKYLAENLSNNLNFREINLIIFPDWNQPEELLCLSLASVISAIASHHEKSQITLLIDTSNLADQDYANLALSSVAMNLLMEEDVDVTEGPEISLIENLGQLEWKALLTKVYGRVALEQENHNAIARIGAENIPLLELNSLNI, from the coding sequence ATGGTTGAGCGACTATATCTAGCCTATACACGTGCTGATGCTGAATGGCTAGTTTCACATCCTGAACTGCTGAAAACAGGTGAAATTGTTTATTCAGGAATAGAGGCTCATTTAGTCTTTCAATCAGCGAAAATTCCAGCACAAGATGCAGTGAAATTTTATCTAAAATTAGACTTTTGCACTATAACTACTGAGGTAGACAATTTACGCGACAAATTTGAGCAAATATGCCGCCAGGTTAGCCCTGACTATGGGCTATCGCTCATTTATCGAGACATTGATGTTCTATCTTGTTCTGTACATCTTCTCTACTACTTCTTCTACGAAGCAATAACTTCTTATCACCTAGCAGTAGCGATTCTTCAGAAATACAAACCCAAGGAAATTTGGGTAAATCAATTGCCCCTTACTCCTGTGACACAGTGGGGTCTAGCTCCTCCACCCCAGACTAATTATGAAAATCAAGTATGGGGTGCTATGAGGAATAAAGGATTTGTTATAAAACCCCTAGAAATTCCTAATACTTTAGAATCATCGCCTAGTACAGTAAAGCTAGGTAAATTGATTTATAAATCGCAATATCAGCATTGGCAGCCTCAAAATAGCCAAAAAAACACCTGGAATAAAAGTATAAACTCTTTAGAGTCAGAGGTTTTACTCGCACTTCAAAGAAACTTTACAAACAATTATGCACCGATTGGTCAAGCGTTAGCAAATTCATTTAATCTCAAAACGCTTGATTTAAATGAAGGAACTTTCTGTTCGGGATGGTATGGTGAATCAAGTTCAGTCCCTGTGCCCTTGACAGGGGATGTAGGCGCTCTAGGTGAAGTAGAAATTAATCAGTTGTTGAACGATCACCGATTCTATAGTGGGTTCTGGGATTACCCACTAGACATTTGGAGGATTGTTCAACCAAGAGTAGACCTTTTATGGTGCTTTGATATTCCCATTGTTCGCTCCTGGATAGACCGTGCTTACTGGGTACTAAAAGAAGTACGTCCCAAATTAATCGTAATGGCGGAAGAAGTTTCTTTGCCAGCGCGTACACTAGGGAAAGTTGCACAACTACAAGGGATAAAAAAACTTGTAGTTGAGCATGGCGCTCCCATCTCTTTTGATCCTCGAATATCAGGAAAGGAACGCTCATATCTGTACAGATGGCAGCAAAATTACGGCGAGACAACTCCTGATTATGTAGCTGTATGGGGTGCTTACGCTCAACGTTATTATGTAGAAAGCCTGGGCTGGCTTCCAGAACGTGTTATTCCTACTGGCTGGCCTTGGATTGAAAGGGAGATCAGGGAACATCTCAGCAGTGAAAAGACAAAAGTAGATGACCATGCGGAACTAAGGTTACTCTTTTTGAGTACATCAACATACAAATTTTCCAATTATTTGTATGAAACGCTTTTTGAAGCAGCTAAATATTTTGGCTCCAAGCTAGTCATCAGACCTCATGGTACTGAAAACACAATTCAACTTGATGAGTTAGCCTGTCATATAGGAGTAAACATCAAAATAGATAATGCCAGTGCTTTACTTCAGCAAATTGAAGAAAGTGATATTGTTCTTGGTGCAGCAACAAGTGTACTGAGTTATGCGATCGCACTGGGAAAACCTTGCATTTTTGTAGATTTGTTGGGACTGAGAGATTTTATGCCCTATGCTCTTGAGGGTGCAGCCATTGGGGTATACGATCGCGAAGAATTAATTCCTGCTATTGAAAAACTACTCAACGACTGTGAGGAACGACATCGCCAGCAGGAAAAACAAAAAGTGTTTACGCAGCAATATCTAGGCCCTTTTGATGGTAAGGCAACTGAGCGTATTATAAATTTTGTCAAGACAAAAGTTGACTTCCATAATAACTTTGGTAGTTCCTCATCAACCGATTATTTAAAAGTGAGATCAGAGTCAGATATGTTGCGTGTAGATATAGGCTGTGGAACTAATAAACCTGCGAATTTCACTGGGGTAGACATATATCCTGGAGTTGGTGTTGACATTGTTGCTGATATTAGTAAAGAATTCCCCTTCCCTGATAGTTCAGTAGATGAGCTCAGGGCACACGACATTATTGAACATCTCCCTGAGCGAATTCACACAATGAATGAGATTTGGAGAGTTTGTAAGCCTGGTGCAAAAGTTGACATTCGCGTACCATCTACAGATGGTAGAGGAGCCTTTCAAGACCCGACCCATATTAGTTTTTGGAATATTAATTCTTTTTTATACTATTGCAATGAATTCCCAGCTTACATAGAACTTTGTAGAAGATATGGATTTAAAGGCGAATTTAAGGCTTTAAAACTTGAACATGAAGAATCTGCCGATGGAGTAGTTCATGTCCTGGCTGAATTGCTAGTAGTGAAGCCAGTATCTAATTCAATACCAAACCAAATTTTGGGAAATGATTTTAAAAACAACCTGGAATATAGGCAGGAAAATAATCAAAAAGTAAATACTGAAGTTGTAGACAAGCAAGAGTTTTTTTCTCTACTCTCAATCTACGCCCAACAGTATCAACAAGACCCGACCGAACGCTCGGCAATAGCCAATCTCCGTCAGGCTCGCTATCAAATTGCCGCCCAGTGGCTGACAGAATCAGTAAATCAACTTGAGAGTATTTACGCAGGAGAACTGGGTAGGGCACACCAAATATTGCTCGGCATAGGCATAAGAAATGAGTCACTCACTGCTACTGAACAAACTTTTCTAGATGAAGTCATCACAAACATTTCTAGAGGCTTTGATGAGCCAAAAGCACTTCAGTATTTACTGGCTGCTATGCTGTACCGCCGTGCTGACCAGTTACCCTTGCCGCAAGACTTTTCTCGCATTCCTCCTTGGTTGCTCAATGACTATCTGAAATTCCTGTTTGCCTCTCCACCCAATTTCCAGGAAGTTGGAGAAGCAGATAATTACTACCACTATATGCAGAGGTGGATTGATTACTTACACGCATCCATATTGAGTGAGCCTGATTCGCTTTTATGGCATGAAGTGGTCACACAGTTTGTCCCCATCGCTAATTTTATTCCCCTATATTTTAATGAAACCAATCTTAAAAATATCTATTTTAAGCGTGCAGAAATTATCGAGTTTTTCCTAAAACTTAAGGGTTATGAGGTCGATTATGAGTTTGCGGATAGATCTGTAACTAGAAAAAAAATTAGGTTAGGTATTCTAGCTGCTCATTTTACGCCTACTGCCGAAACATTCGCTACACTTTCTGCCTATGAGTATATCAGCAGAGATTTTGAAGTGATTTTGTACCCTCTAACGTGGACTAATAATTCACTAGAGCAATATTGTCAAAGTTGCGCTAACTCAGTTAAGTTGCTGCCGAAAGATTTGGTAGATCAGGTCAACTATATTCGCGCTGATGACCTTGATATACTACTCATTGCTACCAATGTTACGGCTGTAACAAATCCATTATGTCTTCTATCATTGCATCGACTAGCTAGGGTACAAGTTACCAGTGTGTCCTCAGTTGTCACAACGGGAATGCGGCACGTTGATTACTACATTTCCGGTAAGTTGACTGATGCTCTAATAACGGCAGAAGAACACTATACAGAGAAGTTGGTGAAACTGGAGGGGACTGCTCAGTGTTTTAGTTATGGGCATGAACAACAGCAGGTAAATATCAAAGTTGATAGAGAAAGTTTAGGTATCTCTGAAGAAACTGTCGTTTTTACATCTGGAGCTAACTTTTTCAAAATTACCCCTGAACTGATTGATACTTGGGCAAAAATCATTGCTGCCGTGCCTAACTCAGTTTTGCTACTTCTGCCATTTGGGCCGAATTGGTCAAACGCTTACCCTAAGAAAGCTTTTTTCAAGCACATCAATACAAAGTTTGAGGCTCATCGAGTAACAGCAAACCGTCTGATGATCTTAGATCCTCAGCCAGTACCAAATCTGGAGGAGGTTAAGGAATACTTCAAGATTGCCGATATCTATCTGGATTCTTACCCGTTTTCTGGGACAAGCTCGCTGATAGAACCTTTAGATGTTAATCTGCCAATAATTGCCAGACAGGGCACTTGTTTTCGCTCTACAATGGGTGCAGCAATGCTGCAAGCACTGGGCGTTCCTGATTTAGTCGCAGATAGCGAGGAGTCTTACATCCAAAGTGCGATCGCACTGGGCAAAAATCCTGAACTACGCAAAGACAAGAGCAAGCAGATTCAGCAGAAAATGCAGGGTAATCCCAGTTTTCTGGATAGTCGCGCTTACTCCGCTCAAATGGGATCGGTATTCCAAGAACTATTTAGAAAATATTTGGCTGAGAATCTTAGCAACAACCTTAATTTCAGAGAAATTAACCTGATTATTTTCCCTGACTGGAATCAGCCAGAAGAATTGCTCTGCCTCTCTTTAGCTAGTGTGATTAGCGCGATCGCATCTCACCATGAAAAAAGTCAAATTACGCTGTTAATAGATACCAGTAATCTTGCAGATCAAGACTATGCAAATCTAGCTTTATCTAGTGTTGCTATGAATTTGCTCATGGAAGAAGATGTAGATGTGACAGAAGGGCCAGAAATTTCTTTAATCGAAAATCTAGGTCAGCTTGAGTGGAAAGCTTTGCTAACAAAGGTTTACGGTAGAGTTGCTCTAGAGCAAGAAAATCATAACGCGATCGCCCGAATAGGAGCAGAAAATATTCCTCTACTTGAGCTAAATAGTCTCAATATTTAA
- a CDS encoding phytanoyl-CoA dioxygenase family protein has protein sequence MLNHSQIEQFHKDGFLLVPSVFTQEQIGELREYLIKLFESDIQYHGDTGNFRLDICTRYPELRWLLTHPPMLSTLRSLLGDDFIYLPETAAHRSNYSTWHKDTTSQEYMGHTFQWQPNYLLIETAVYLQDNNEYGGGLDVIPGSHLYPDVRTNPNAHAFWQNISPQPSMYSIPGKAGDLVLFHFRVDHRASFPLNCAVENVPEEHRKYAMFFAASANNEHAWHYKNYIASRPDYHYLKNHQYPEELLQLAQEHNFILG, from the coding sequence ATGTTAAACCATAGCCAAATAGAACAGTTTCATAAAGATGGATTTTTATTGGTTCCATCCGTATTTACACAAGAGCAAATTGGAGAGTTAAGAGAATATTTAATTAAATTATTTGAATCAGATATCCAATATCACGGTGATACTGGTAATTTTCGCTTAGATATTTGTACTAGATATCCAGAACTGCGTTGGCTGCTGACACATCCACCAATGCTCTCTACGTTAAGGTCTTTATTGGGAGATGATTTTATTTATCTACCAGAAACAGCAGCACATCGTTCTAATTATTCCACCTGGCATAAAGATACAACGTCCCAAGAATATATGGGGCATACATTTCAATGGCAGCCTAATTATTTATTGATTGAAACGGCTGTATATCTGCAAGATAATAATGAATATGGTGGCGGTTTGGATGTAATTCCTGGTTCTCATTTATATCCAGATGTTCGCACTAATCCTAACGCTCATGCTTTTTGGCAGAATATCTCGCCGCAACCGTCAATGTATTCAATTCCTGGTAAAGCTGGGGATTTAGTTTTATTCCATTTTCGAGTAGATCACAGAGCATCATTCCCGTTAAATTGTGCTGTGGAAAATGTACCGGAAGAACATCGTAAGTATGCCATGTTTTTTGCTGCTAGTGCTAATAATGAACACGCTTGGCATTATAAAAATTACATTGCTAGCCGTCCAGATTATCACTATTTAAAAAATCATCAGTATCCAGAAGAGTTACTGCAATTAGCGCAAGAGCATAATTTTATACTGGGATAA
- a CDS encoding type IV pilin-like G/H family protein: MKPELQAKFLQHLNRKQSDKGFTLIELLVVIIIIGILAAIALPTFLNQTAKGKQSEAKNTVSAVNKAQVAYRTENQSFASDMTTLALGLPTSTTNYGYGITAGTDSATILATAKDTGLKGYTGGAFRYVNTNNETAIATGLCEALSPGIGAQTAPTLSTNTVSCGANYKQL, from the coding sequence ATGAAACCCGAATTACAAGCTAAGTTCCTGCAACACCTGAACCGCAAACAAAGCGACAAAGGTTTTACCTTAATTGAACTATTAGTAGTTATCATTATTATCGGTATCCTGGCTGCTATTGCTCTACCCACCTTCTTAAATCAAACTGCTAAAGGCAAGCAATCTGAAGCTAAAAACACAGTTAGCGCAGTCAATAAAGCCCAAGTAGCATATAGAACTGAAAACCAATCTTTTGCTTCAGATATGACTACTTTAGCACTTGGATTGCCTACCAGCACAACCAATTACGGCTATGGAATTACTGCTGGTACAGATTCAGCAACGATTCTCGCCACAGCTAAAGATACTGGTTTGAAAGGCTATACTGGTGGTGCTTTCAGATATGTCAATACCAATAACGAAACTGCTATTGCCACTGGACTATGTGAAGCACTTAGTCCTGGTATAGGTGCACAGACTGCACCTACATTAAGCACCAACACCGTAAGTTGTGGAGCAAATTACAAACAACTCTAA